In bacterium, a single window of DNA contains:
- a CDS encoding 2,3-bisphosphoglycerate-independent phosphoglycerate mutase: MEYLTDLVIPSKTKILLVVVDGMGGLERDGLTELETAKTPNLDKLASESSLGLTTPVDSGVTPGSGPAHLALFGYDPLEFEIGRGVLEALGVDYPLKRGDVAARANFATMKNGVISDRRAGRIPTEENVRLCKLLSSQIEQIEDVKIEIRSGKSHRFVVVFDGAGLSHELTESDPQKDGLPPAIIRPMAEDAGKTARIVNRFALQAQELLSSEKLANTLLLRGFASLPDLVPFGEQFGLKAAAIATYPMYRGLARLVGMQVLDTGSSWREELETLKENFDKYDFFYLHFKEIDAAGEDGNFDKKVELIEEFDSLIPDVLEMEFDVVAITSDHSTPALLAGHSWHPNPFLLHSPRSARIEKQPGFSERVCARGLIGHINSLDVMPLLLAHAKRLKKFGA; encoded by the coding sequence ATGGAATATTTGACGGATCTGGTTATTCCTTCAAAAACAAAGATACTCCTAGTAGTGGTGGACGGAATGGGCGGACTCGAACGCGATGGCTTGACCGAGCTTGAAACCGCAAAAACCCCCAACCTTGATAAGCTGGCTTCAGAAAGCTCCCTGGGACTGACGACTCCTGTTGATTCGGGCGTAACGCCGGGGTCTGGACCGGCCCATCTGGCGCTTTTCGGTTACGACCCCCTGGAGTTCGAGATAGGCAGGGGTGTGCTCGAGGCTCTTGGCGTGGACTATCCGCTTAAGCGCGGCGATGTAGCCGCGCGCGCGAATTTTGCAACTATGAAGAACGGAGTCATTTCAGACAGGCGTGCAGGCCGTATCCCGACCGAGGAGAACGTTCGCCTGTGCAAGCTTTTAAGCTCCCAGATTGAACAGATTGAAGACGTCAAAATAGAGATAAGGTCAGGCAAGAGTCATAGGTTTGTCGTCGTATTCGACGGCGCAGGACTCAGTCATGAACTGACTGAGTCGGATCCCCAGAAGGATGGACTTCCGCCTGCAATCATCCGGCCAATGGCTGAGGACGCCGGCAAGACTGCAAGAATCGTCAACCGCTTTGCCCTTCAGGCTCAGGAGCTATTGTCCTCGGAAAAGCTTGCAAACACGCTTCTTTTGAGAGGATTCGCATCGCTTCCAGATCTCGTGCCGTTCGGAGAGCAGTTCGGACTCAAGGCGGCTGCGATAGCAACCTATCCCATGTACCGCGGGCTTGCCAGACTCGTCGGAATGCAGGTGCTTGATACTGGTTCGTCGTGGCGCGAAGAGCTTGAGACCCTCAAGGAGAACTTCGATAAGTACGATTTCTTTTACCTGCACTTCAAGGAGATAGACGCTGCTGGTGAAGACGGAAATTTCGACAAAAAGGTTGAACTCATAGAGGAGTTTGACAGTTTGATTCCGGATGTTTTGGAGATGGAGTTTGACGTGGTCGCAATAACGAGCGACCACTCCACTCCCGCTTTGCTTGCGGGTCACTCATGGCACCCCAATCCGTTTCTCCTCCATTCTCCCCGGAGCGCCAGAATCGAAAAACAACCGGGGTTCAGCGAGAGAGTTTGCGCAAGAGGTTTGATAGGCCACATAAACAGTCTTGACGTGATGCCTCTGCTTCTGGCTCATGCAAAAAGACTGAAGAAATTCGGAGCTTGA
- the purH gene encoding bifunctional phosphoribosylaminoimidazolecarboxamide formyltransferase/IMP cyclohydrolase, whose product MKRAIISVWDKTGLDEFAKALVEQGYEILSTSGTATYLKRAGIGVIEISNYTGFTETQDGRVKTLHTKLYTDILGRPAGIELVVVNLYPFELKMKEGLSLSEMVEFIDIGGVTLLRGAAKNFEYVTVVSSPDQYGELLNDIKENKGPTPGIRAKFAQKAFERTASYDAAISSYLSDPHSVEIAADENQISLSAVNPVKLRYGENPHQKGIYYRFPNSTFGFKELLGPELSYNNLMDMEAAILLVEEFSNPAVAIVKHANPCGVAESAESEKYARVFARAYNADALSAYGGVIALNRPLDEGIMEFLSGKFVEVLLVPDIPSAPVVELFAKKKKLRLVQYSGKMPAFTVRSTLGGLLYQDRDNAIESAADCKVVTKRSPTEEEKKAMDFAWKVCKHARSNAVVITSKDTSLGIGAGLPNRVDSARRALRLLKEQSREGVKVCASDGLFPFADSIESLKGSGVSAVIQPGGSLRDEEVIAEADAQNIAMVFTGVRHFSHW is encoded by the coding sequence ATGAAGAGAGCGATTATTTCAGTATGGGATAAAACAGGACTCGACGAGTTTGCTAAAGCGCTCGTGGAGCAAGGGTACGAGATACTTTCAACCTCCGGCACGGCTACATATCTGAAACGCGCGGGCATTGGCGTCATTGAAATTTCTAACTATACAGGATTTACAGAAACACAGGACGGCAGGGTCAAAACGCTGCACACGAAGCTGTATACCGATATCCTTGGCAGGCCTGCAGGCATCGAGCTTGTTGTGGTTAACCTTTACCCTTTCGAACTCAAGATGAAGGAGGGATTATCCCTTTCCGAGATGGTTGAGTTCATCGATATCGGCGGTGTAACCCTTCTGCGCGGTGCAGCTAAGAACTTCGAGTACGTGACCGTTGTTTCGTCTCCTGACCAGTACGGGGAGCTTTTGAACGACATCAAGGAAAACAAGGGACCCACTCCCGGGATTCGCGCGAAGTTCGCGCAGAAGGCTTTTGAGCGCACTGCATCATACGACGCTGCAATAAGCAGCTATCTCTCAGACCCGCATTCCGTAGAGATAGCCGCTGACGAGAATCAAATCAGTTTGAGTGCAGTGAATCCAGTGAAGCTGCGCTACGGCGAGAACCCCCACCAGAAAGGGATATACTACCGCTTCCCGAACTCCACCTTCGGCTTCAAGGAGTTACTCGGTCCGGAACTTTCATACAACAATTTGATGGACATGGAAGCCGCAATTCTGCTGGTTGAAGAGTTTTCCAACCCGGCCGTTGCGATAGTCAAGCATGCCAATCCATGCGGGGTCGCCGAATCTGCCGAATCCGAGAAATACGCCCGTGTCTTTGCAAGGGCATACAATGCGGATGCGCTGTCTGCTTACGGCGGCGTCATTGCACTGAATCGGCCGCTCGACGAAGGGATAATGGAGTTTCTTTCAGGCAAATTCGTGGAGGTCCTTCTCGTCCCGGATATTCCTTCAGCACCCGTAGTGGAGCTTTTCGCAAAAAAGAAGAAACTGCGGCTGGTTCAGTACTCGGGCAAAATGCCTGCTTTTACCGTACGCTCGACGCTCGGCGGTCTTCTGTATCAGGATCGTGACAACGCAATTGAATCCGCGGCCGACTGTAAGGTTGTCACCAAGAGAAGCCCTACCGAAGAAGAAAAAAAGGCAATGGATTTCGCCTGGAAGGTCTGCAAGCACGCGCGTTCGAACGCGGTTGTAATAACCTCAAAGGATACGAGTCTTGGCATCGGCGCCGGGCTGCCCAACAGGGTTGATTCCGCAAGGCGGGCATTGAGGCTCCTTAAAGAACAAAGCCGCGAAGGGGTCAAGGTATGCGCATCGGACGGGCTTTTCCCGTTCGCAGATTCGATAGAATCCCTGAAAGGTTCGGGCGTTTCAGCCGTTATCCAGCCAGGCGGTTCGCTAAGAGATGAAGAAGTAATCGCCGAAGCGGATGCCCAGAATATTGCGATGGTCTTCACCGGCGTCAGGCATTTTTCTCACTGGTAA
- a CDS encoding DUF4097 family beta strand repeat protein: protein MKRLLLVLPLLAFALIFSGCDLILDKEATEDYTEVFKVSSGYNILDMDNKAGDVVVTATPTTDSIMIYYIKKCMGTSYAEAEDHLNDIDVTIIGDTATHTVKVETDFPDVDIARNYQVTFNVIIPDTMNLTVVNTTGDVRVLGMNKKPYLETTTGDIEIKNFECEVDAKATTGTVDCEITKLPENGKINLETTTGDAQLVVAVMDTTNVLSLEATTGTIDVTLPAAVRLEFDMAVTTGEVRINDYTYEQGSPWSNKHKVGTIGVGPARSRLDAVTETGDITLIKGD from the coding sequence ATGAAACGTTTGCTTTTAGTGCTGCCGCTACTGGCATTTGCTCTCATATTCTCAGGATGCGATCTGATACTCGATAAAGAGGCGACTGAAGACTATACCGAAGTATTCAAGGTTTCTTCGGGCTACAACATTCTCGATATGGACAACAAAGCTGGCGATGTAGTGGTAACGGCTACACCGACTACGGACAGTATAATGATATATTACATCAAGAAGTGCATGGGCACGAGCTATGCTGAGGCTGAAGACCATCTCAACGACATTGACGTAACAATTATCGGCGATACCGCCACTCACACCGTAAAGGTCGAGACCGACTTTCCTGACGTCGACATAGCCCGAAACTATCAGGTTACATTCAATGTAATAATCCCTGATACCATGAATCTGACCGTGGTTAACACGACAGGCGATGTCCGCGTACTGGGGATGAACAAAAAGCCCTATCTAGAGACAACCACTGGTGATATCGAGATCAAGAATTTTGAATGTGAAGTGGATGCAAAAGCGACAACAGGAACCGTTGACTGCGAGATCACGAAGCTTCCGGAAAACGGCAAAATTAACCTTGAGACGACGACAGGCGATGCCCAGCTTGTCGTCGCCGTGATGGATACTACTAATGTACTGAGTCTTGAGGCAACCACGGGCACGATTGACGTAACCCTTCCTGCCGCCGTACGACTCGAGTTTGACATGGCCGTAACGACCGGCGAGGTTCGCATCAATGACTATACATACGAGCAGGGCAGTCCTTGGAGCAATAAGCACAAGGTTGGGACCATAGGCGTCGGGCCCGCAAGATCGCGTCTGGATGCCGTAACTGAGACCGGCGATATAACCCTCATCAAAGGCGATTGA